In Pyricularia oryzae 70-15 chromosome 2, whole genome shotgun sequence, one genomic interval encodes:
- a CDS encoding transmembrane and coiled-coil domain-containing protein 4 — protein MARHEPPPPQNAWRSNTGGRLGSEIENSTPRRPTKPGPSLDPPDKGRSNSDHAATSTVNDSIPQSSLPPTRQQQHKHAPSASTMAAETEVQEYDDFGLPIRKNVPPPPPPQQQQPEIDSPGAGEQPVDGTASATASKRKWSLSVRRRQSTASHTDSRSSSIASQKPSKNDVDSGSEQSFKDAPSNPVTRTQTRERPGYNGVEDEPLTPIPPKIVTDTTASKGKVVEPPEKTPTPRDPAPSSSEKASETAEKNTPLPAAKKSDKTERVQLTDAKDKSAAAPAAAPAAAPVVGHSRELSVTSVTSNTTESAQVSEFSHQALTSKKEEEEEDKDGGWQTMPSFAAYDMYDDDDRLVAKEFKEEDDDQTYGYGGLGGAGKGYTRVLVDDDADSVTSMDDNTQYLFSKAQGTSLTEEEEARDAVSQMQATKDLLTEGQRIAYVGITRLEIFGMVKEFEQMEQTKKSKKEIRFASEAMKMWAQKMMIRLYAHMEVSAEEQVMIEQLTDHGVRTEDLTPALMANARVKNPMAEDAQEAEAEKGDMPSSSSTPLPKSPAISTGKALRLPGSTLADSSDGYKKQDNSDSEDDEESAAPPPPYQAHAMDEMDDVQTPNQMTTSAQIDIDLRWTVLCDLFLVLIADSVYDSRSRCLLERVGKSLEITWLEICRFEKKVTDALEMQQQAEKENWNEEEHMDSRRKMALKRRYVMMGLATVGGGLVIGLSAGLLAPLIGSGLVAGFAAIGVGASSTTFLAGASGTAIIASSAAASGSIIGVRAANRRTGSVRTFEYRPLHNNKRVNLIITVSGWMTGKVDDVRLPFSTVDPTMGDIYSILWEPEMLRSMGDTINILATEALTQGLQQVLASTFLTSLMAALTLPVVLTKLSYLIDNPWAVSQDRAWAAGLILADSLIDRNLGTRPVTLVGYSLGARVIFSCLLELARKGALGLVQNVYLFGAPVVVKQDEWLRIRTVVSGRLVTGYSKSDWILGYLFRLTSGGIRRVAGLAPVEGIPGVENMDVSEFVQGHMDYRAKMPRLLRECGWLVESDEFTEIEDPDPENHAARQRELINEIEEARKEMEKENKANKGGWLSFGRKRKAPKRKDWEIYEDQGDKNTNGGAAAPSGRTEDKEGNNHGVLFDVDAIRAELAKEASRGGDAAEEMLQVRELPSTLPPMKLSTANLTPSPGFAPTSAMSTAAPFPKSPRDNLRSAHSAGATPTSYRQSYEYRLSEERSPSSLKAPGQQYPAVGHGYHGASPSHKTLDYGGFGGGDDIDGGIQMTFDTSFDDTPHRHEASPPPLYPPSTAGVATEARTLKTETHSAGYSTTSPSIMTSSTEAPAGAGRPTISTSQSTPAVPPSNPWANFDDDDDPEFGKEKEMTMTFA, from the exons ATGGCACGACATGAGCCACCGCCCCCTCAGAACGCCTGGAGGTCTAATACAGGGGGCCGCCTTGGCTCTGAAATTGAGAATTCGACACCACGGCGACCCACTAAACCGGGTCCCTCCTTGGACCCCCCAGACAAGGGGCGCTCCAACTCCGACCACGCTGCAACGTCGACAGTCAACGATTCCATCCCGCAATCCTCTCTTCCTCCAACaagacagcagcagcacaaaCATGCGCCGTCCGCCTCCACCATGGCTGCCGAAACCGAGGTGCAGGAATACGACGATTTTGGACTACCGATAAGGAAAAATGTGCCTcccccaccaccgccacaacaacaacaaccagaGATCGACTCTCCCGGCGCAGGCGAGCAGCCCGTCGACGGTACTGCTTCCGCCACCGCCTCCAAGAGGAAGTGGAGCTTGAGCGTGCGAAGGAGACAGTCGACCGCGAGCCACACTGACTCCAGATCCTCCAGCATCGCCTCGCAAAAGCCCAGCAAGAACGACGTCGACTCGGGGAGCGAACAGAGTTTCAAAGATGCACCGTCCAACCCCGTCACTAGGACGCAGACCCGTGAGCGTCCTGGCTACAATGgtgtcgaggacgagccCCTGACCCCTATACCGCCAAAAATCGTCACAGATACGACGGCATCAAAAGGAAAGGTCGTGGAGCCTCCCGAGAAAACACCCACACCGCGAGACCCCGCCCCCTCATCCTCAGAAAAGGCGAGTGAGACGGCTGAGAAAAACACTCCATTGCCAGCAGCGAAAAAGAGTGATAAAACTGAGCGCGTGCAGCTCACAGATGCTAAAGACAAGTCTGCCGCTGCCCCTGCCGCGGCCCCGGCTGCGGCCCCAGTTGTGGGTCATAGTCGCGAGCTGAGTGTCACCAGCGTCACGAGCAACACCACCGAGTCTGCTCAGGTGTCCGAGTTCTCCCACCAGGCTCTCACCtccaagaaggaggaggaggaggaagacaAGGATGGCGGGTGGCAGACCATGCCGTCCTTTGCAGCTTATGACAtgtacgacgacgacgacaggcTGGTCGCCAAGGAGTTCAAGGAAGAAGATGACGACCAAACGTATGGTTACGGCGGGCTCGGTGGTGCAGGCAAGGGGTACACCAGGGTCCTGGTGGATGACGATGCCGATTCGGTCACGAGCATGGATGATAATACGCAATATCTATTTAGCAAGGCGCAGGGGACGAGCCTgacggaggaagaggaggcgCGCGATGCGGTGTCGCAAATGCAAGCCACCAAAGACCTGCTTACCGAGGGCCAACGTATCGCCTACGTCGGTATCACGCGGCTGGAGATCTTTGGCATGGTCAAGGAGTTTGAGCAAATGGAACAAACCAAAAAGTCGAAAAAGGAGATACGGTTCGCGTCCGAGGCCATGAAGATGTGGGCGCAGAAGATGATGATTCGGCTTTACGCCCACATGGAAGTCAGCGCTGAGGAGCAGGTCATGATAGAACAGCTGACAGACCACGGTGTGCGCACTGAGGATCTGACGCCTGCGCTCATGGCAAATGCCAGAGTCAAGAACCCCATGGCAGAAGACGCGCAGGAAGCGGAAGCGGAAAAGGGAGACATGCCCAGCTCTAGTTCGACGCCGTTGCCGAAATCCCCAGCCATTTCGACGGGTAAAGCTCTCCGTCTGCCTGGCTCAACTTTGGCTGATTCATCTGACGGATACAAAAAGCAGGACAATAGTGACTCGGAAGATGATGAAGAGTCTGCTGCTCCCCCACCGCCGTATCAGGCCCACGCAATGGACGAGATGGACGACGTTCAGACGCCAAACCAGATGACCACGTCGGCACAGATAGACATTGACCTGCGGTGGACCGTTCTCTGTGACTTGTTTCTCGTCCTGATCGCTGATTCGGTCTATGATTCGAGGTCGAGGTGTTTGCTGGAAAGGGTAGGCAAGAGCCTGGAAATCACGTGGCTCGAGATCTGCAGGTTCGAGAAAAAGGTAACAGATGCGCTTGAGATGCAGCAACAGGCAGAGAAAGAGAACTGGAACGAAGAAGAGCACATGGACTCGCGACGCAAGATGGCGCTCAAGAGAAGGTACGTCATGATGGGACTGGCGACTGTCGGTGGCGGCCTCGTCATTGGTCTCTCAGCTGGCTTGTTGGCGCCCCTGATTGGCAGTGGTCTGGTGGCTGGTTTCGCTGCGATAGGAGTGGGAGCGTCGTCGACCACGTTCCTGGCCGGCGCCAGCGGTACGGCAATCATCGCGTCCAGCGCTGCCGCATCGGGCAGTATCATCGGCGTGCGAGCAGCCAACCGCCGTACCGGATCCGTCCGCACCTTTGAGTATCGCCCGCTACACAATAACAAGCGAGTAAACTTGATCATCACAGTGTCCGGCTGGATGACAGGCAAGGTGGATGACGTCCGATTGCCCTTCAGTACAGTCGACCCTACTATGGGTGACATCTACTCGATTTTGTGGGAGCCTGAGATGCTACGAAGTATGGGTGACACCATCAACATTTTGGCCACAGAG GCCCTTACACAAGGATTGCAGCAGGTCCTGGCCAGTACCTTCTTGACCTCCTTGATGGCTGCGCTCACTCTACCGGTCGTTCTCACCAAGTTATCATATTTAATCGACAACCCTTGGGCCGTCTCTCAAGACCGAGCCTGGGCCGCGGGTTTGATCCTTGCCGACTCACTGATCGATCGCAACCTGGGTACCCGCCCCGTCACACTGGTTGGGTACTCACTCGGTGCCCGCGTCATCTTCTCTTGCCTGCTCGAGCTGGCACGCAAGGGAGCTCTTGGCCTGGTACAAAACGTCTATCTGTTTGGCGCTCCGGTGGTCGTCAAGCAGGACGAGTGGCTCCGCATCCGAACGGTAGTGTCTGGCCGCCTCGTCACCGGGTACAGCAAAAGTGATTGGATCTTGGGCTATCTTTTCCGCCTGACCAGCGGTGGAATCCGACGGGTAGCTGGCTTGGCCCCCGTCGAGGGCATCCCTGGAGTCGAAAATATGGACGTGTCCGAATTTGTGCAGGGTCACATGGACTACCGTGCAAAGATGCCACGGCTCCTGCGAGAGTGCGGTTGGCTCGTAGAAAGCGATGAGTTTACCGAAATCGAGGACCCTGATCCGGAGAACCACGCCGCACGCCAACGCGAGCTCATCAACGAGATTGAGGAAGCCAGAAAGGAgatggaaaaagaaaacaaggccAACAAGGGCGGGTGGCTCTCATTTGGTCGCAAAAGAAAGGCTCCCAAGAGGAAAGACTGGGAGATCTACGAAGATCAAGGTGACAAGAACACCAATGGAGGTGCGGCAGCTCCGTCTGGCAGGACGGAAGACAAAGAGGGCAACAACCATGGCGTCCTCTTCGATGTGGATGCCATCCGCgctgagctggccaaggaggcCTCGCGCGGCGGTGATGCGGCCGAAGAGATGCTACAAGTGCGAGAGCTGCCGTCAACGTTGCCGCCCATGAAATTGAGCACGGCAAACTTGACCCCAAGCCCTGGCTTTGCTCCGACGTCAGCCATGTCAACAGCGGCACCTTTTCCAAAGTCGCCCCGTGATAATCTAAGGTCGGCCCATAGCGCCGGGGCGACACCAACTTCTTATCGACAATCCTACGAGTACAGGTTATCGGAAGAGCGATCGCCTTCCTCACTCAAGGCGCCTGGGCAGCAATATCCGGCGGTTGGTCATGGCTACCATGGAGCAAGCCCTAGTCACAAAACCCTTGATTACGGTGGCTTTGGTGGCGGTGACGACATCGACGGCGGTATTCAGATGACGTTCGACACATCTTTTGACGACACGCCACATCGGCACGAGGCTTCGCCGCCTCCTTTGTACCCGCCTTCGACTGCCGGTGTTGCGACAGAGGCGCGGACACTTAAGACAGAGACGCACAGTGCAGGTTACTCAACGACCAGCCCTTCGATCATGACAAGCAGCACAGAGGCGCCGGCGGGCGCAGGGCGACCGACTATATCAACATCACAGTCGACTCCCGCGGTGCCGCCCTCAAACCCATGGGCAAActttgatgatgatgacgacccAGAATTCgggaaggagaaggagatgaCTATGACTTTTGCATAA
- a CDS encoding citrate lyase subunit beta, producing MASTSLLRRALFYVPASSPKHIAKSFTLKSDNVTYDLEDSVSVASKDAALESLLRHLKSLEGRPQFIREVAARVNPVQTAQGSRELTALAALPQVDAILLPKVDSSRDVLEAAQLVDTADVERRDAFATLRQKQTGHGSDSNASGNYRRISLIALVESARAVEDLREICTALHGRKSDSGEPLAQLSGIVFGAEDFARDLSITRTPSLAEFQYARSKMVTAARAYDVPSIIDLVCTAYKEPARLEEECRNGRGMGFSGKQVIHPGQLETVNVLFGVSDAEAEWAVRIVVANAKAEAQGRGAWAMDNQMIDAPVIGRAQGLVERARLCGIDVDALMEMWKDQQPE from the exons ATGGCTTCGACTTCACTTCTTCGCAGGGCGCTATTCTACG TCCCTGCATCATCCCCAAAACACATTGCAAAGTCCTTTACTCTAAAATCAGACAATGTGACCTACGACCTTGAGGACTCGGTGTCTGTTGCCAGCAAAGATGCCGCCCTTGAGAGCCTGCTCCGTCACCTCAAATCACTAGAAGGGCGGCCGCAGTTCATTCGTGAGGTCGCAGCGCGCGTTAATCCAGTTCAAACTGCCCAGGGCAGCAGAGAGCTCACCGCGCTAGCTGCGCTCCCACAGGTGGACGCAATCCTCCTCCCCAAGGTCGACTCTAGCCGCGATGTTCTGGAAGCCGCGCAGCTAGTTGATACGGCAGATGTGGAGCGGAGAGACGCGTTTGCAACGCTGCGGCAAAAGCAGACTGGTCATGGCAGCGACAGCAATGCCAGTGGAAACTACCGGCGCATCTCGCTAATCGCCCTCGTCGAGTCGGCCCGGGCCGTCGAGGACCTGCGCGAGATCTGCACCGCTCTCCATGGTAGAAAGTCAGACTCGGGCGAACCGCTGGCCCAACTGTCCGGgattgtatttggcgcggagGACTTTGCGCGGGACTTGAGCATCACGCGTACGCCATCACTGGCCGAGTTCCAGTACGCTCGCAGCAAGATGGTGACGGCCGCTCGGGCTTACGACGTCCCTAGCATCATTGACCTTGTCTGTACCGCCTACAAGGAGCCTGCCCGGCTAGAGGAGGAGTGCCGGAATGGCAGGGGCATGGGCTTCAGCGGGAAGCAGGTCATACACCCGGGGCAGCTCGAGACGGTTAACGTCTTGTTCGGCGTGTCGGATGCGGAGGCCGAATGGGCTGTCCGGATAGTTGTTGCCAATGCCAAGGCCGAAGCACAAGGACGCGGGGCCTGGGCGATGGACAATCAGATGATTGACGCGCCGGTCATTGGGCGGGCGCAGGGGCTTGTTGAAAGGGCGAGGCTTTGCGGGATAGATGTCGACGCCCTGATGGAAATGTGGAAAGATCAGCAGCCTGAATAG
- a CDS encoding golgi apparatus membrane protein TVP23, translating to MMEAQQQPSAGSLSWRLSSHPITLLTFLAFRVSSLLVYLFGLIFIDNMVMIFIITILLLAADFYYLKNIAGRRLVGLRWWNEVDPQSGDSHWVFESSEPGTKTVNPTDSRFFWLAIYAQPLLWIGLAVLALVRLKFIWLPLVAIALVLTITNSLAFSRCDKFSQASNLAGSAFSTGNLAGSIATGLVGRLFSRS from the exons ATGATGGAAGCACAACAGCAGCCCTCGGCGGGCTCCTTGAGCTGGAGGTTAAGCTCGCACCCCATCACGCTGTTGACATTTCTCGCCTTTAGGGTTT CAAGCTTGCTGGTTTACCTCTTCGGCCTCATCTTTATAGATAATATGGTCATGATCTTCATCATCaccatcctcctcctcgccgccgaTTTCTACTACCTCAAAAACATCGCCGGGCGCCGCCTCGTCGGCCTGCGCTGGTGGAACGAGGTCGACCCCCAGAGCGGCGACTCGCACTGGGTCTTTGAGAGCAGCGAGCCCGGAACAAAAACCGTCAACCCGACCGACAGCCGCTTCTTCTGGCTCGCAATCTACGCCCAGCCGCTCCTCTGGATCGGCCTGGCCGTCTTGGCGCTCGTGCGCCTCAAGTTCATATGGCTACCGCTTGTTG CGATTGCACTCGTGCTTACCATCACCAACTCGCTCGCCTTTTCCCGTTGCGACAAGTTCAGTCAGGCGTCCAACTTGGCAGGCAGCGCTTTCTCAACGGGCAACTTGGCAGGGTCCATTGCGACAGGGCTCGTGGGGCGGTTGTTTTCGAGGAGCTAG